The DNA region CAAGACTCCCATCGTCCTCGAAACCGTCACCATTGAACGAATTTAGCTCTTACTAATTAGGGAACGACATGCCAGAAGCAAGCTCCGCGAAGTTGGGCCGAAAATCAACTTACAATTTCGTCGACTGGCATGTCGCCATTCTCTTTCTCGCAGGCATCCTCGCTCTATTCTCACGTTTCTTTCGTCACGATACCTTCGGCTTCTTCGAAGATGACTTCTTTTACTATGTCCAGACCGCAAGCAACTTTGCGCTCCGTGGAATTTCCAGCTTTGACGGAATTCACCTGAGTAATGGCTACCATCCACTCTGGATGCTCTTGCTCACCGGACTTCTTCGACTTACGTCGGGCACGGCTTTTCTGGTTGCCGTCCAAGTTGTCACACTCGTTGCGATCTTTGCGTTTTACTTTGCATTGGTCAATCTTCTCGACAGTGTTGCACTGGATTTTAAGTTCCGTCGGCTGGCCGCACTCCTTCTCTCTCTCCACGCCCTGCTTCTCTTCCGATATGGCATGGAGGTGACCCTCTCGCTTCCGTTAGGAATAGCCACGCTGGCTTACGTTTTGCGTCCTGCCTTCCGCTGGACTGCGACGCAAACCACGCTCTACGGTCTTCTCGCATGCCTTACTGTACTCGGGCGACTAGACAGTCTTTTGTTGTTCATCCTGATCGTCGCTGCTCAGACTCTCGCGTCCGATTCCGCGTGGCCCCTCCGTCTGCGGCGTATCGGGTTCTTCGCCGTCGGCTTCTCTCCTTTCCTGCTCTACCTCGCGATTAACGAGCACTTCTTTGGCACCCTCTTACCGGTCTCTGCCGCGGCCAAGGAGATGAAGCCGCTCTTCCCCTTATCGCTGGCCCCTTTGCTGGGCTTGTTTCTCCCCATGGATCGTATGAAGATGGCCTTCGTTCTTCCCGCAGTTCTATTGCTGCCGGCAGGCCTTTTCAAGCTGTTTAGAGCTTGGCGTTCGCTCCGTCGCGACCGGCGCGCCATCTTACTTGCACTCCTGCTCTTCCCCATCGTTCACATCGGCGTTTTGTGCCTGCTCAGCGATTGGGGTATGTGGCCGTGGTACTACTACCCACTGGTCTACTCCACTCTTGCCACGATTATTCTGCTGCTCCCACCAAGCGAATCACCGTCGCGTCATACCCCGCCTCGCGTTGTGCGACTCGCTCTGACTGTGCCAATCCTGTTCTACATGGTCTATTTTTCAATCTACGCAGTAAAGAAGCAACCGTCCTCCATCGCATTGATCGCCAGGGATCTCGCTACTTATATGCAAAGCCACCCCGCTCGCTACGCCATGGGTGACGAGGCCGGAACAACGAGTTATCTCTCGGGGCAACCCATCATCCAGCTTGAGGGTTTGATGATGGATAAAGCCTTCCTTCAAAATATCCGCCAGCAGCGTCCCCTCGCGGCCGTTCTGCACAACTATGGGATCCGCTATTACATCGTGCTCTACGCACAACCGTCCAACGGTTGCTATACAGTTCATGAACCCACTAATGGTGGAGACGAATCTCCTCATATGTCCGGACGAATCTGCCAACCTCCGCTTTTCACAGCGACCCATTCCGGGAGTACAGCATCCATCTTCGATGCCAACGCGGTCCGGTGAAGTAGTCACGCCGAAAAGCACTCATTAAACGAAGATGGGCCCACCTCGGTGGACCCATCTTCCATCTGATCTTTCTCACGCAAGAATATTTCTAAACAACCCCGATCACCGTGCAGAGTTCCTTCACGGAATCGGCGCTCCGCTGCAATGCTGCCTGTTCCTCGGCACTGAGTTTGATCTCGATGATCTGCTCCAGTCCTTTAGCCCCAAGCTTGCAAGGCACACCGACAAACAGACCAGAAATTCCGTACTCACCTTGAAGGTACGCGGCGCAGGGCAGAATCTTCTTCTTGTCCTTCAGGATCGCCTCGACCATCTCGGTCGCAGCAGCAGAAGGAGCGTAGAAGGCGCTCCCCGTCTTGAGATATTTCACAATCTCCGCACCGCCATCGCGTGTCCGCTGTACCAGTTCCGCAAGCCGCTCCGGCGCAATCAGCTCTGTAATCGGAATACCGGCAACCGTCGAATAGCGCGGCAGCGGGACCATCGTATCTCCGTGGCCACCGAGAACAAACGCAGTTACATTCTCGACGGATACATTCAGCTCCTGCGCGATGAAGGTACGGAACCGCGCCGAATCAAGCACGCCGGCCATACCGATGACGCGCTCGCGCGGGAACTTTGCCTGATGAAATGCCGCCTGCGCCATCGCATCCAGCGGATTTGAAACCACGATGATAATGCAGTTCGGAGAGTTCGCCGTAACCTTGGTCACTACATCGGACATAATCTTGTAGTTCGTATTGAGCAGGTCATCGCGACTCATCCCCGGTTTGCGCGGAATGCCAGCCGTAATCACCACAATGTCAGAGTTCGCGGTATCGGCATAGTCATTGGTGCCGATGATGTTGCAGTCGCGCTTCTCAATCGGCATCGCCTCCAGCAGATCGAGCCCCTTGCCTTGCGGCGTGCCTTCCGCGACATCCAGCAGAACTACATCCGCCAGTTCCTTTGCCGCAATCCAATGCGCAGCCGTCGCGCCAACATTACCTGCACCAACTATCGTTACCTTCTTCCGCATTGCATCTCCATTCCCTTTGTTTGTCATTCCGCAGCGCAGCGGAGGAATCTGCGTTTGCTCTTCCTCCGCGTCGCAGCACTACCCCATGTTTTCGATCATACGGCTGGCAAATTCGCTCGTCTTCGCCTTGGTCGCGCCCTGCATACCGCGCTCGAAGTCGTACGTTACGAACTTCTGTCCAATCGTCTTCTCCATCGAGCTCTCGATCAGCCGCGCCGCCTCTGTCCAGCCGAGGAAGTCAAACAGCATCACGCCCGACAGAATCACCGATCCGGGATTGATCACATCCTTGTCCGCATACTTTGGAGCGGTGCCATGCGTCGCCTCGAATACGGCATAGCCATCGCCAATGTTGCCGCCCGGCGCAATGCCCAGCCCGCCGACCTGCGCAGCCGCGGCATCTGAGATATAGTCGCCGTTCAGGTTCGTCGTCGCCAACACGCTGTAGTCCTCAGGCCGCAGGATGATCTGCTGAAAGATCGAGTCGGCGATACGGTCGTTAATTAGGATCTTCGACTTCCACTTGCCGCCGCCATGCGAAGCGCCGATCGAGGCGATCACCTGCTTCACCTCTGCCACCACGCCCTCGCCAAACTCCTTGGCTGCAAACTCAATGCCCGGCTCAATCAACGCAGCGTTCTGCTCCGGCGTAAGGTTCGGGTTCTGCTCCACGTTGCCCAGAATCCAGCTCTCGCGCTCCGTCACCGTCTGTTCGCGAAACTCCTCCGACGCAACCTCATAGCCCCACTCGCGGAACGCGCCCTCAGTAAACTTCTGAATATTTCCCTTGTGCACCAGCGTTACCGTCTTGCGATTGTTGTCGAGCGCATACTGAATCGCCGCCCGCACCAAACGCTTCGACCCGGTAATCGAGATCGGCTTCACACCCACGCCCGAGTCCTGACGAATCTTTTTCTTGCCACCCTTCAACATCTCGTCGTTCACAAAGTCGATAAACTTCTTCGCCTCAGGAGTCCCCTCGCGGAACTCTATACCGGCATAGATGTCCTCCGTATTCTCGCGGAAGATCACGACATCCAGCTTCTCCGGATGCTTCACAGGACTGGGCACGCCAGCGTAATACTTCACCGGACGCACGCACTGGTAAAGGTCCATCAACTGCCGAAGCGCCACGTTCAGCGAGCGAATCCCGCCACCCACCGGCGTCGTCAGCGGTCCCTTGATCGACACGCGAAAATCCACCGTCGCCTTGACCGTATCCTCGGGCAGCCAGTTCTGCGTCTGGCGATATGCCTTCTCTCCGGCGAGCACTTCAAACCACTTCACCGACCGCTTGCCGCCATAAGCCTTCTCAACAGCCGCGTCAAAGACTCGCTGCGACGCCTTCCAGATATCGCGCCCTGTACCGTCCCCTTCGATGAAGGGAATGATCGGGTGATTGGGCACCGTATAGGTGCCGTTGGCGTACTGAATTGCCTGACCGTCCGCTGGGACGGAGATGCCGTTATAGCTTGCCTGCATGTATGTTTGGCTCCACGAGAGATTAGGCGAAGGCTAACATTTCGAACAGACGAGTGGCAACAGAAGTGCGCTTATCGAACGAGGGGATGCTCCCGTCGCGACAACAGGATGAGCTTCCTCGGTCTCCACATCCGGCGACGCTCGTGACCCTCTCCAGAATCTGTCAAGCCCTCTATTTTGTAAGTCCATCAAACCAAGCCAAATATAGTCATCGAAATTTGCAAATGAGTTTCCGCTGTTCAGCTAGACTAAAGAGGAAGCTAAAAATCCCGGCCACCCACCGGGATTTTTTCATGAATCCGCGAAATAGGGTACAGCCTGAGGGCCAGACCTAAGTCTTTTGTTTCGAAGACTTTGGGACTTAAGTACAGGGGGGGAGGGGTACTTCACCTCTGCTCCGTCATCAGAACCAGAACTGAGGCTTTTCAAGGAGTCACTATGCCGTATCTACTCAAAACCGAGCCCAACAAATACTCCTTCGACGACCTTCTCCGCGATGGCGAGACCACCTGGGACGGCATCTCCAATAATCAGGCGCTGCTCTACCTGCGAAATATGAAGCCCGGCGAAAAGCTGGTCATCTATCACTCCAACATAGGCAAGGCTGCCATCGGAACCGCCAAAGTCGTCTCGGTCGATGCCGCCGATCCTAAGAATCCCAACGTCCGCATCAAGCCGCTCAAGCGCCTGAAACACGAGAAGTCGCTGGACCAGATCCGCGAAGCTGGCGTCTTCAAAGACTCCATCCTCTTCCGCCAGTTCCGTCTCTCCGTCGTCCCTCTCACCGACGACCAATACGACTGGCTCCTCGCCTAGCCACACAACTGGGTGCGGCCACAAAATCTGCACTCCCACAACTGCTATCCTAACCATCGGAATCCAACAGGAGCACAGAGCACAATGATTGATCTCAAAGGCAAAATAGCCGTCGTCTTCGGCCTCGCCAACAAGCGCAGCATCGCCTGGGGCATCGCCCAGAAGCTCTCCGAAGCCGGAGCCACGCTGGCCATCTGCTACCAGAGCGAGCGCCTCCGTCAGGATGCCGAAGCCCTCGCCGCCGACCTGCCCAGCGCCCGCACCTTCCAGTGCGATGTTGCCGTCGACGCCGACATCGACAATGTCTTCGAGCAGCTCAAGTCGGCCTACGGTAAACTCGACATCCTCGTCCACTCCATCGGCTTCGCGCCCAACATCAAGAATGATGTGCTTCACACGACACGCGAAGACTTCCGCATTGCGCACGATATCAGCGCCTATTCGCTCATCGCCCTCGCCCGCGCCGCGGAACCGCTGATGACCGAAGGCGGCTCCATTCTTACGCTGACCTACTACGGCTCCACCAAAGTCTTCCCCAACTACAACATCATGGGCGTGGCCAAGGCCGCGCTCGAGGCGACCGTTCGCTACCTCGCCGCCGACCTCGGCAGCAAGAAAATCCGCGTCAATGCCATCTCCGCCGGCCCCATCAAGACTCTCGCGGCGCGCGGTATCGGTGACTTCACCAAGATCCTCAACGCCGTCGAAGAACGAGGCCCACTGCATCGCAACGTTGAGGTCGCCGAAGTTGGCAACACCGCCCTTTTCCTCTCAAGCGACCTCGCCAGCGGAATCAC from Edaphobacter paludis includes:
- a CDS encoding NADP-dependent isocitrate dehydrogenase, with protein sequence MQASYNGISVPADGQAIQYANGTYTVPNHPIIPFIEGDGTGRDIWKASQRVFDAAVEKAYGGKRSVKWFEVLAGEKAYRQTQNWLPEDTVKATVDFRVSIKGPLTTPVGGGIRSLNVALRQLMDLYQCVRPVKYYAGVPSPVKHPEKLDVVIFRENTEDIYAGIEFREGTPEAKKFIDFVNDEMLKGGKKKIRQDSGVGVKPISITGSKRLVRAAIQYALDNNRKTVTLVHKGNIQKFTEGAFREWGYEVASEEFREQTVTERESWILGNVEQNPNLTPEQNAALIEPGIEFAAKEFGEGVVAEVKQVIASIGASHGGGKWKSKILINDRIADSIFQQIILRPEDYSVLATTNLNGDYISDAAAAQVGGLGIAPGGNIGDGYAVFEATHGTAPKYADKDVINPGSVILSGVMLFDFLGWTEAARLIESSMEKTIGQKFVTYDFERGMQGATKAKTSEFASRMIENMG
- the mdh gene encoding malate dehydrogenase, which translates into the protein MRKKVTIVGAGNVGATAAHWIAAKELADVVLLDVAEGTPQGKGLDLLEAMPIEKRDCNIIGTNDYADTANSDIVVITAGIPRKPGMSRDDLLNTNYKIMSDVVTKVTANSPNCIIIVVSNPLDAMAQAAFHQAKFPRERVIGMAGVLDSARFRTFIAQELNVSVENVTAFVLGGHGDTMVPLPRYSTVAGIPITELIAPERLAELVQRTRDGGAEIVKYLKTGSAFYAPSAAATEMVEAILKDKKKILPCAAYLQGEYGISGLFVGVPCKLGAKGLEQIIEIKLSAEEQAALQRSADSVKELCTVIGVV
- a CDS encoding EVE domain-containing protein; protein product: MPYLLKTEPNKYSFDDLLRDGETTWDGISNNQALLYLRNMKPGEKLVIYHSNIGKAAIGTAKVVSVDAADPKNPNVRIKPLKRLKHEKSLDQIREAGVFKDSILFRQFRLSVVPLTDDQYDWLLA
- a CDS encoding enoyl-ACP reductase encodes the protein MIDLKGKIAVVFGLANKRSIAWGIAQKLSEAGATLAICYQSERLRQDAEALAADLPSARTFQCDVAVDADIDNVFEQLKSAYGKLDILVHSIGFAPNIKNDVLHTTREDFRIAHDISAYSLIALARAAEPLMTEGGSILTLTYYGSTKVFPNYNIMGVAKAALEATVRYLAADLGSKKIRVNAISAGPIKTLAARGIGDFTKILNAVEERGPLHRNVEVAEVGNTALFLSSDLASGITGEVTFVDCGYNITGL